The following nucleotide sequence is from Pseudomonadales bacterium.
GGAGTTTTTGCATCAGGCGCTGGGCAAAGTAAGAACCAGGCTTCCTCTTACCATTCTCATTACCTGCCTATTCCTTTACATAACCTCGTGGGGAATCAACAAACTATTGAGAACACCTGAAATTTTGATGACGATATTACCCGGCATGATCATCGGTACTATCTATACATTTTCGTATGGTCTGGCACTTGAAAAGCTCTTAAAAAAGACACCCGCAATCAGTAATACCCCTTAACCTCGATAGTCTCCAGACTCGCATCCGAAACGGTATTGATCTCCGAAGACTGTTTTTGCGCAAGTAAATATTGCGTCATAATTTGCTCGTACTGGCGTACCTGCTGCACATAAAGCACAGGTTCGGAGCCCCGCGCATAACCATATTTCATAAATTTGTAATAACTTGGATCACTGAGCAAAGGCAGCGTCTCTTTGACGTCGTGCCAACGATAAGCATTACCACCAAAGTGGCGCGCCAGCTTTTGGGCATCGCGCAAGTGTCCTATTCCCACATTGTAAGCTGCCAATGCAAACCAAGTGAGATCTGGTTCCTCTATATTCTTACTTAAGCGGGATTTTAATTTAGCGAGATACTTGGCTCCTCCCATAATGCTTTGCTCAACATCAATACGACTTTTTACTCCCATGGCTCTGGCCGTTACCTGCGTCAACATCATCATACCGCGCACTCCGGTAGGACTCTTTGCATAAGGATTCCAGTGGGATTCTTGATAGGCTTGAGAGGCGAGCAACGACTCAGATAAACCAAAGGTTTGCGCTGCTACCTGAAAATAAGGCTGGTAGCTGGGATACAGGTTATTCAGCCGCCGCACAAAAGAAGAGGTATCAACGTAGTCGAACAGCTCTACATGGCCATAATATTGCTCTTGGATGCTGGCAATTTTCTTTGACGCCTCATAGCTATCTAGCCAAGCATTCGCCACCTCTTGTAGCTCTTCAGCACCTAGCGGTAACAGCCACGCAAGATTATCTTTATTGCCTAAATCGAATCGTACTTTTAATTCGGGGAAATAACGCTGGTTAATAGCGACAATATTGGAATCCAATACCGTACACTCAACTTGTTTGCGCCAGACGCGCTCCAACAGTTGTTCCGCACTGACTCCTTGCGTGGACTGCCAAGTTAAGTCCGGGTAATGCGTTTTAAGTTGTTCAAGCCTTTCTTCATAACTACTGCCCGCAATTACCGCCAATTCAACCTTTGGCAAATCCGCTGCCCGTCGAGGGCGAGGACCGCCACGGCGGCAAACTACTTGCTGACTCACCATTTGGTAGGGATGACTAAATAGAAAACGGCGTTTTCTTTCGTTCGTAACAGAAAGGCCAGCTGCTGCGATATCCCCCTCGCCCGCCGCAATGGCGGCAAGCAGTTCTGCAATACTGGTTTTTACCTGAAAATATGGCGTCACGCCCAAGGCCTTAGCAAAAGCGCGAACTAATTTATACTCCGGACCTGTTCTAACGCCATCTTTATCAAGGTAATAAGTGGTCGGGTTATTTTGTGTTAAAACCACCAACTTCTTACTACGCCTGATTTCTTCCAAACTACGAGCGTTGTTTTCAGGTAAAGGCAGATTGGTCACTAACAGCAACAACAAGAGGGCCAGCGTCAATAACGCTACACTGTCTATTCGAAAACGAGGCATGCTCCTCCCTCGCTATCCTGCTTTCCCACCATGGTTATCAACCTCTTACACCTACCAAGGAACTGTCAGTGTTCAGCAACAGACCGGTTAATATTATCTCAGTATGATCGAGAAGCCCACTTTTACAAATCCTTAAATTCACTCACTACTTGTTTAGCAAATAATCCTTAGCTGTATTAATTTTCGCTGCCAGATAGTTACTTCCACCCCTATCTGGATGAAATTTCTGAATAAGTTGCCGGTGCGCTTTAATAATATCGGCCTCAGCTACGGGTTCACGCAAGCCAAGAATATCCAAAGCTCTCGCCCGAGACATATCTTCTCCCATTTCATCAGAACGGCCTCCCGTTTGTTTTTCGCGCCACTGTTCACCGTAATAACGCGCCATGTAGGTTGCCAACAGTAAGGCAGATTCCTTGTCAGAACGCTGACATTCCCGGAGCAACGAAACCAACTGTTCTTTGTTTAATTCACTCAGACTTTTGCCCTGATGAGCCCCCTCCAAAATCGTCCCATTCATTTCACCCGTGGCCGAATTAAGCTCCATCCTAAAATATCGACATTCAACTTTGGCAAAAGAACCTGCATCATGCGAATGCTGTTTATTATTTCCACCTAACGCTGATCTGATGGATTTTATAATCGGCAAATAACGCAGTAGCGTCATTATTTTACTAACGAAAGGAATTAATGCTGCAATCAGCGCATATAACCAATGTAAGCGACCAGTGGCGACCAGCAGAGCCAGGCTGATAGCTAGTAATACGGCGCCCCAGTAGAGGAACTTCTTAGTAAAAGCCAGCGGGTTTCTGCGATATTGCCAGCGCAGAATGAAATACAGTAATGCCAATGTAACTAAGACTATCAGTGTGCGCACTTGGTAATACCTGCCCTCTATCACGGTAGGTCGGTTCTAAAAATATCAAAGCGATCTTGAAGAAAAAGGATTCAGATCGATCATCAGTAATGATGATATCGCAAAACTCAACAGTGGCCGTAAATATCAGTCATAAAAAACCCCGCTGGACGGGGTTTTTATTGGGCGCTCATGGTATAGGCGTAAAATCGGTTATGGAAGCTCTGTGCTACCCATAAGAAAGCGGTCGATCTCACGTGCCGCGCCGCGGCCTTCATTGATCCCCCACACCACCAAAGACTGACCACGACGACAGTCTCCTGCGGCGAATATTCCGGGTACGGAAGTACTGAACTGATCATATTCCGCTTTGTAATTGCTACGCGGATCCAGCTCTACTCCAAGCCCGTCAATTACTTCATGCTCAGGCCCAAGAAAACCCATCGCCAGCAATATCAGATCTGCTTCCCAAACCTTTTCACTACCGGGAATTTCCTCAAAGCTCATCTGACCGTTTTTGTTAACCCATTCAATATTAACGGTTTTTATACCTGTTACCTGGCCCTTTTCATTACCAATAAACTCTTTGGTTAAGATCGAATAGGTGCGCGGGTCTTGACCAAATTTTTCGCGAGCCTCAGCGTGCCCATAATCCACACGCATTATTTTGGGCCACTGTGGCCAAGGGTTGTCAGCAGCTCTATCATCCGGCGGTGTTGGCATTAACTCAAAATTAACCAGCGATTTACAGCCATGACGAATAGAAGTACCGATACAGTCTGTACCCGTATCACCGCCACCTACCACGATGACATGCTTATCTTTGGCAGAAATATAATTTCCGTCCTGCAAATTGGAATCCAGCAAACTTTTGGTATTGGCTGAGAGAAATTCCATCGCAAAATGAATGCCTTTCAACTCACGATTGGGCGCGGGCAAATCTCGTGGCTTAGTCGCGCCCGTTGCCAACAGCACAGCATCATTGTTTTGTTGCAATTGTTGCATACTGACCGCGTTATCACTGGTGCCGCCGACATTAGCATTGGTCACAAAGCTAACACCCTCTTCACGCAACAGATTAACACGGCGTTCCACCACATCTTTACCCAGTTTCATGTTAGGAATACCGTACATCAACAAACCACCGATGCGATCAGCCCGCTCATATACGGTTACCTGGTGGCCAGCACGATTCAGCTGCATCGCTGCGGCCAGTCCTGCCGGCCCGGAACCGACGATAGCAACTTTTTTGCCGGTACGTTGAGTCGGCGGCATCGCCTCGACCCAGCCTTCACTGAAAGCCCGATCGATAATCGCATTTTCAATATTTTTTATAGTCACTGCAGGGTTGGTAATTCCTAAAACACAGGCGCCCTCACAGGGCGCCGGACAAACTCGCCCGGTAAATTCCGGAAAATTATTGGTTTTATGCAAACGTTTAATCGCATCTTCCCAACGCCCGTGATAGACCAGGTCATTCCACTCAGGAATGAGATTATCGACGGGGCAACCTGTATCCGATTGGCAAAAAGGTACGCCACAATCCATACAACGAGAGCCCTGTGAGCGTAGGTGTTTTTCATCATGTTCGGTGTATAACTCGCCGTAATCCGCAATCCGAATCATGGGTTCCCTATAGGGTTCGGTCTTGCGTTCGACTTCGATAAATCCAGTAACTTTTCCCATAGCTAACTTTCTCTTGAAACCTGTTTATTGTGCGGAAGCAGAAACCACGCCATCGGCTGTCCCGACCCGTGATTGATTCTGTGTTTGAAGTTGCGCAAGTTTACGTTCTTCCAGCACCCGCTTGTAATCCACCGGCATCACTTTCACAAACTGTGCAAGTATCGTTTCCCAATTGGCCAACACACGCTCTGCCACAGCTGACCCGGTATAGCTTAGATGATTCTTAATGAGCTGTTTCAGCTCAGCGATATCTTCTTCCGCGTCGACAATTTCCAAATTGACCATGCCAGTATTACATTTTTCGTAAAAGTCATTGGCTTCATCCAGCACGTAAGCAATACCGCCACTCATACCTGCGGCAAAGTTCCAGCCCGTGCCACCGAGCACAACCACACGCCCACCTGTCATATACTCGCAGCCGTGATCGCCAACCCCTTCCACAACAGCACTTGCGCCACTGTTGCGAACACAAAAACGTTCTGCTGCAATACCTCTAAAGTAGGCTTCACCGGACGTTGCTCCGTACATTACGACGTTTCCGATCAGAATATTCTCTTCCGCTTTAAACGTGCTCTGCTTTGGCGGATAAACAATCAAACGACCACCGCTCAGGCCTTTGCCGACGTAATCATTGGTATCACCCTCAACTTCGATAGTAACGCCTTTCGCCAAGAAGGCACCCAAACTCTGTCCAGCCGAACCGTTCAATTTGATGTGAATGGTATCGTCCGGCAACATTGCCTCGCCCCATTTTTTAACGATTTGGTGCGACAACATCGTGCCAACCACACGGTTGATGTTGACCACCGGCAATTCCATTTTTACAGGCTGGCCTTTATCGATGGCTGGTTGCGCCAACTTGATAATCTCATTATCCAGCGCTAACTCCAGACCATGATCCTGCTGGATCACCTGATAAACCTGCACGTCTTCACGTGGTTTCTTCGCTGGCGCTAGAATCGAGGTTAAATCAATACCACTTGCCTTCCAATGCTTGACAGCCTTATCCATAACCAACAAATCACTGCGACCGACCATTTCATTAATGGTTTTGAAGCCGAGTTTTGCCATAATTTGGCGCAACTCTTCGGCGACCATAAAGAGGTAGTTCACCACATACTCTGGTTTACCACTGAATTTAGCGCGCAATTCCGGATCCTGGGTGGCAATCCCCACCGGGCAGGTATTTAAATGACACTTACGCATCATGATGCAACCCAAGGTAATCAGCGGCGCCGTCGCAAACCCAAACTCTTCAGCACCCAACAGCGCCGCTATTGCCACGTCACGCCCAGTTTTCAGCTGACCGTCAGTTTGAATAATCACACGCGAACGCAGGTCGTTCATCACCAAAGTCTGATGGGTTTCTGCTAAGCCCAATTCCCAGGGTAAGCCCGCGTGTTTAATTGAGGTGATCGGTGATGCGCCAGTTCCGCCGTCATGACCGGCAATGACAATATGATCCGCTTTCGCTTTAGTAACACCGGCAGCAATTGTTCCAACACCCATTTCAGACACTAATTTAACGCTGATACGCGCATCTGGGTTGGAGTTCTTCAGATCGTGAATTAATTGCGCCATGTCTTCGATAGAATAAATATCATGGTGCGGTGGGGGGCTGATCAACCCTACACCGGGGGTTGAATGACGTAACCGCGCGATATAGTCATCGACTTTACGACCCGGCAATTCTCCACCTTCACCGGGCTTCGCACCCTGTGAAATCTTAATCTGTATTTCATCCGCGTTGGCTAAGTACCAAGTCGTCACCCCAAAGCGGCCGGAAGCGACCTGCTTAATAGCAGAACGCTTGGAATCGCCATTTGCCATAGGGATAAAACGCTCGGCGTCTTCACCGCCTTCACCGGTATTGGACTTACCTCCCATACGGTTCATTGCGATCGCCAATGATTCGTGACTTTCCTGGGAGATCGATCCAAAACTCATCGCCCCGGTCGCAAAACGCTTAACAATTTCCTGTACCGATTCAACCTCTTCTAGCGGTATCTCCCTGTTAACCCCTTCTTTAAAGGTCATCAAGCCTCGTAGTGTACAGTTGCGCGTATTATGCGTATTAATTCGTTCCGCAAAACGCCAGTAGGCATTTTTATCGTTAGTGCGCGAGGCATTCTGTAGCTCTGCAATCGCCTGTGGATCCCACATGTGATGATCGCCACTGGCACGCCAATGCATCTCACCATTATTAGGTAACACGGGAATACGAATCTGCTCACGCGCGGGATAACCCAGCTCATGCCGACGCAATGCCTCTTGCGCCAATACATCAAAACCAACACCAGCAACACGGCTTACGGTGCCAACAAAACAGCGCTGAATGACTTCATCGGCTAAGCCGACAGCTTCAAAGATTTGCGCACCTTTATAGGATTGTAATGTTGAAATGCCCATTTTCGCCATAACCTTGAGCATGCCCTTGGCGACACCTTTACGATAAGCCGCAACAATTTTATCGTCATTGTCATACTTTTCGCCGGGTAGTAAACCATCGCGCTGTGCCTGCCAGAGCGCTTCAAACGCTAAGTAGGGGTTAATCGCATCTGCGCCAAAACCAATTAGCAAACAATGGTGGTGAACTTCGCGCGCTTCCCCAGATTCCAGCACAATACCAATTCGGGTACGTTCATGGCGTTTCACTAAGTGATGGTGAACCGCACCCGTCGCCAACAAGGTACTCACTGGCACACGATCCGGCCCGATATTTCTATCTGACAAGATGACTAGACTGTAATCATCCGCAAT
It contains:
- a CDS encoding glutamate synthase subunit beta produces the protein MGKVTGFIEVERKTEPYREPMIRIADYGELYTEHDEKHLRSQGSRCMDCGVPFCQSDTGCPVDNLIPEWNDLVYHGRWEDAIKRLHKTNNFPEFTGRVCPAPCEGACVLGITNPAVTIKNIENAIIDRAFSEGWVEAMPPTQRTGKKVAIVGSGPAGLAAAMQLNRAGHQVTVYERADRIGGLLMYGIPNMKLGKDVVERRVNLLREEGVSFVTNANVGGTSDNAVSMQQLQQNNDAVLLATGATKPRDLPAPNRELKGIHFAMEFLSANTKSLLDSNLQDGNYISAKDKHVIVVGGGDTGTDCIGTSIRHGCKSLVNFELMPTPPDDRAADNPWPQWPKIMRVDYGHAEAREKFGQDPRTYSILTKEFIGNEKGQVTGIKTVNIEWVNKNGQMSFEEIPGSEKVWEADLILLAMGFLGPEHEVIDGLGVELDPRSNYKAEYDQFSTSVPGIFAAGDCRRGQSLVVWGINEGRGAAREIDRFLMGSTELP
- a CDS encoding molecular chaperone DnaJ — protein: MRTLIVLVTLALLYFILRWQYRRNPLAFTKKFLYWGAVLLAISLALLVATGRLHWLYALIAALIPFVSKIMTLLRYLPIIKSIRSALGGNNKQHSHDAGSFAKVECRYFRMELNSATGEMNGTILEGAHQGKSLSELNKEQLVSLLRECQRSDKESALLLATYMARYYGEQWREKQTGGRSDEMGEDMSRARALDILGLREPVAEADIIKAHRQLIQKFHPDRGGSNYLAAKINTAKDYLLNK
- the gltB gene encoding glutamate synthase large subunit yields the protein MTSTKAFGLPQKQGLYDPQFEKDSCGVGFVAHIKGKASHQILVDAIHALEQMEHRGGCGCEANTGDGAGVLTTLPHRFLAKVAQQDLSVVLPTPGSYAAGNLFLPTDAKERDFCKAAVEQAIQDQDLKLLGWRLLPVDAPGADIGPTALAARPHIEQLFVADGNGLSGDELERKLYLLRKKTTHQLRGSDSLAQGKMFYFCSLSTKVLVYKGMLTTAQVSLFYKDLTDSDYESHLAMVHSRFSTNTFPSWDRAQPNRFMSHNGEINTRQGNINAMMARQGVAKSALFGDQLKNLFPVVEPDCSDSGSFDNVLEFLLMNGRTLQEAIMMMIPEAWQNDKAMPKHKRDFYEYHSALMEPWDGPASIAFTDGNFIGAVLDRNGLRPSRYYVTHDDHVIMASEVGVVPIDPANVKYKGRLRPGKMFLIDIEQGRMISDEELKDEFAKRRPYGEWLDDQRLELDKLHTEEEPHGFEPETLLPRMQAFGYSVETLQFMLLPMVKQLRDPVGSMGNDSALACLSDKPRMLYDYFKQLFAQVTNPAIDSIREEVVMTLQCYIGPEGNLLETTKEHAHRLLIPHPIISNEDMAALKHIDHKHVDHRQWRSKTIDITFAKAEGDNGLVKALERICAEASQAIADDYSLVILSDRNIGPDRVPVSTLLATGAVHHHLVKRHERTRIGIVLESGEAREVHHHCLLIGFGADAINPYLAFEALWQAQRDGLLPGEKYDNDDKIVAAYRKGVAKGMLKVMAKMGISTLQSYKGAQIFEAVGLADEVIQRCFVGTVSRVAGVGFDVLAQEALRRHELGYPAREQIRIPVLPNNGEMHWRASGDHHMWDPQAIAELQNASRTNDKNAYWRFAERINTHNTRNCTLRGLMTFKEGVNREIPLEEVESVQEIVKRFATGAMSFGSISQESHESLAIAMNRMGGKSNTGEGGEDAERFIPMANGDSKRSAIKQVASGRFGVTTWYLANADEIQIKISQGAKPGEGGELPGRKVDDYIARLRHSTPGVGLISPPPHHDIYSIEDMAQLIHDLKNSNPDARISVKLVSEMGVGTIAAGVTKAKADHIVIAGHDGGTGASPITSIKHAGLPWELGLAETHQTLVMNDLRSRVIIQTDGQLKTGRDVAIAALLGAEEFGFATAPLITLGCIMMRKCHLNTCPVGIATQDPELRAKFSGKPEYVVNYLFMVAEELRQIMAKLGFKTINEMVGRSDLLVMDKAVKHWKASGIDLTSILAPAKKPREDVQVYQVIQQDHGLELALDNEIIKLAQPAIDKGQPVKMELPVVNINRVVGTMLSHQIVKKWGEAMLPDDTIHIKLNGSAGQSLGAFLAKGVTIEVEGDTNDYVGKGLSGGRLIVYPPKQSTFKAEENILIGNVVMYGATSGEAYFRGIAAERFCVRNSGASAVVEGVGDHGCEYMTGGRVVVLGGTGWNFAAGMSGGIAYVLDEANDFYEKCNTGMVNLEIVDAEEDIAELKQLIKNHLSYTGSAVAERVLANWETILAQFVKVMPVDYKRVLEERKLAQLQTQNQSRVGTADGVVSASAQ
- the mltF gene encoding membrane-bound lytic murein transglycosylase MltF; its protein translation is MPRFRIDSVALLTLALLLLLLVTNLPLPENNARSLEEIRRSKKLVVLTQNNPTTYYLDKDGVRTGPEYKLVRAFAKALGVTPYFQVKTSIAELLAAIAAGEGDIAAAGLSVTNERKRRFLFSHPYQMVSQQVVCRRGGPRPRRAADLPKVELAVIAGSSYEERLEQLKTHYPDLTWQSTQGVSAEQLLERVWRKQVECTVLDSNIVAINQRYFPELKVRFDLGNKDNLAWLLPLGAEELQEVANAWLDSYEASKKIASIQEQYYGHVELFDYVDTSSFVRRLNNLYPSYQPYFQVAAQTFGLSESLLASQAYQESHWNPYAKSPTGVRGMMMLTQVTARAMGVKSRIDVEQSIMGGAKYLAKLKSRLSKNIEEPDLTWFALAAYNVGIGHLRDAQKLARHFGGNAYRWHDVKETLPLLSDPSYYKFMKYGYARGSEPVLYVQQVRQYEQIMTQYLLAQKQSSEINTVSDASLETIEVKGYY